In one window of Gemmatimonadota bacterium DNA:
- the msrA gene encoding peptide-methionine (S)-S-oxide reductase MsrA has protein sequence MSELDPGGSAVDRNPSAVEAATLAGGCFWCLEAAYLEVEGVLAVRSGYMGGHHPNPSYDLVCTGTTGHAEVVRLEFDPAVIGYGDILEIFFTIHDPTTLDRQGGDVGPQYRSAIFHHSEQQRDEAGRLIASLEAGGTWTGIVTEVTAATEFFPAEAYHHRYYERNPTQGYCSAVISPKLAKLRAKHADRLRAGVGSKGTP, from the coding sequence ATGAGCGAATTGGATCCGGGCGGCTCGGCCGTGGACCGGAACCCGAGCGCGGTAGAGGCGGCGACCCTTGCGGGCGGCTGTTTCTGGTGCCTGGAGGCGGCATATCTGGAGGTGGAGGGCGTGCTGGCCGTGCGCTCCGGCTACATGGGTGGCCACCACCCGAATCCGTCCTACGACCTCGTCTGTACCGGGACGACGGGTCACGCCGAGGTCGTGCGCCTGGAGTTCGACCCGGCGGTGATCGGCTACGGCGACATCCTGGAGATCTTCTTCACGATCCACGATCCGACGACCCTTGACCGCCAGGGGGGCGATGTCGGCCCGCAGTATCGGTCGGCGATCTTCCACCATTCGGAGCAACAGCGGGACGAGGCCGGGCGGCTGATCGCAAGCCTCGAGGCCGGCGGAACGTGGACCGGGATCGTCACCGAGGTGACGGCGGCGACGGAGTTCTTTCCCGCAGAGGCCTACCACCACCGCTACTACGAGAGGAACCCCACGCAGGGGTACTGCAGCGCGGTTATTTCGCCGAAGCTGGCCAAACTCCGCGCCAAACACGCCGACCGGCTGCGCGCCGGGGTCGGCTCCAAGGGAACCCCATGA